The Bacteroidota bacterium genome window below encodes:
- a CDS encoding T9SS type A sorting domain-containing protein — translation MKKIILTLILLCANFIYCQIDSYGPWTRTNTSYPLHNLFTSYNGDYFMFYNNDLYRSNGLFYSWEKIESGHFADSPSILFYAGNNVYLVGTANGIYRETNLSNWSKITSGLPDTIAISGFVKNVPGSIFASTSKGIYCSTDNGSTWSARNNGVPPQTDCINLQIDENNILYFTSGYTNISVNRGLYRSTNAGVSWQKAEGMPSYETYSLIYINSVGNVFASGASYAGGIPTYGLYKSNNGLDSFRFVCSQNPHSIINTQFNSYIGTFNYITISGTSNYIAVSSDGGATWNTTLQNSSGINYNNLYSLQGSFIATSGYPGLWKTTNLGQNWSREIKGIPIGSKVSKLEINVPNIYAIANGQLYNSTTRGDSWNFIQLPVTLPSTVSDLTLSGSNLYILLNSNIYKSTNSGTNFTQLGSPTPSVTGVKISNGVIYVYGGGVYRTTNEGTNWETLINGYPAGAHINTLEVISGTIYLGTDNHGVYKSTNNGSSWVEANNGLTGSNILSIGLGNGIYAGTSGSGVFYSTNEGNNWVKVNSGIASDNLNYYDIIKNEGVLHSPYEVIFATGKYPGNNNYRGILIFNGSLISPEWSSLNTTQYVKDTSAYSLAWGGFSCFYGGDSGVYVQGWGDDIRSISSEIPKNFSLSQNYPNPFNPSTKFTYELNQKTFAKISVFDITGREIATLINGIQNAGVYEASFDAGKYGLTSGIYFYTLNAGEFNETRKMVLVK, via the coding sequence ATGAAAAAGATTATATTAACACTCATTTTGCTTTGCGCAAATTTTATTTACTGTCAGATTGATTCCTACGGTCCCTGGACAAGAACAAATACTTCTTATCCATTACATAATTTATTTACCAGTTACAATGGTGATTACTTTATGTTTTATAATAATGACTTATACAGAAGTAACGGATTGTTTTACAGCTGGGAAAAAATAGAGAGCGGTCATTTTGCTGATTCTCCATCAATTTTATTTTATGCAGGAAACAATGTTTACTTAGTTGGAACAGCTAACGGAATCTACCGAGAAACAAATTTAAGTAACTGGTCAAAAATAACTTCAGGCCTGCCCGATACAATTGCGATAAGTGGATTTGTTAAGAATGTCCCCGGAAGCATCTTTGCATCTACCAGCAAAGGAATTTACTGTTCAACAGATAATGGATCTACATGGAGCGCAAGAAATAACGGCGTTCCTCCGCAAACTGATTGTATAAACTTACAAATAGATGAAAACAATATTTTGTATTTCACTTCAGGTTATACAAATATTTCCGTTAACCGGGGACTATACCGTTCTACAAACGCAGGTGTAAGCTGGCAAAAAGCAGAAGGAATGCCTTCATACGAAACTTACTCTTTAATATATATTAACTCTGTCGGAAATGTTTTTGCATCGGGCGCGTCATATGCGGGGGGAATTCCAACATACGGTTTATATAAATCAAATAATGGTTTAGATTCATTCAGATTTGTATGCTCGCAAAATCCCCATTCAATAATAAATACGCAATTCAACTCTTACATAGGAACATTCAACTATATTACAATTTCAGGAACATCTAACTACATAGCAGTTTCTTCTGATGGCGGCGCAACGTGGAATACTACACTGCAAAATTCCTCAGGGATTAATTATAATAATTTATATTCTCTACAAGGGTCATTCATAGCAACATCAGGATACCCGGGATTATGGAAAACTACAAACCTTGGACAAAACTGGTCGCGAGAAATTAAAGGAATCCCAATAGGTTCAAAAGTTTCAAAACTTGAAATTAACGTACCCAACATATATGCAATAGCGAACGGACAACTATACAACTCAACAACAAGAGGAGATTCATGGAATTTTATACAGCTGCCGGTAACATTGCCATCAACTGTTAGTGACTTAACTTTATCAGGAAGTAATTTATATATACTATTAAATTCAAATATATACAAATCTACAAATTCAGGAACTAACTTTACTCAATTAGGTTCACCAACTCCGAGTGTAACAGGAGTAAAAATATCTAACGGAGTAATTTATGTTTACGGCGGCGGAGTTTACAGAACAACTAACGAAGGCACAAACTGGGAAACTCTGATTAACGGTTATCCTGCAGGTGCACATATCAATACATTGGAGGTAATTTCAGGTACAATTTATCTTGGAACCGATAACCACGGTGTTTACAAATCTACCAATAATGGAAGCAGTTGGGTAGAAGCAAATAACGGTCTGACGGGCTCTAATATTTTAAGCATTGGATTGGGGAACGGAATCTATGCAGGTACAAGTGGAAGCGGAGTATTCTATTCAACAAATGAAGGCAATAATTGGGTAAAAGTAAACAGCGGCATTGCTTCAGATAATCTTAATTATTATGATATAATAAAGAATGAAGGAGTTTTGCACTCACCTTATGAAGTAATTTTTGCCACCGGAAAATATCCCGGTAATAATAATTACAGAGGAATTTTAATCTTTAACGGAAGCCTTATCTCTCCAGAATGGAGTTCATTAAATACAACTCAATATGTTAAAGATACAAGCGCATATTCTCTTGCATGGGGAGGATTCAGCTGCTTTTACGGCGGAGATTCAGGTGTTTATGTTCAGGGATGGGGAGATGATATTAGAAGTATTTCATCTGAGATTCCGAAGAATTTTTCACTCTCGCAAAATTATCCGAATCCGTTTAATCCGTCAACAAAATTTACTTATGAGCTGAACCAAAAAACTTTTGCAAAGATTTCTGTATTTGATATTACCGGAAGAGAAATTGCCACACTAATAAATGGAATTCAAAATGCAGGAGTTTATGAGGCTTCATTTGATGCAGGTAAATATGGTTTAACCAGCGGAATTTATTTTTATACTCTGAACGCGGGGGAGTTTAATGAAACAAGAAAAATGGTTTTGGTAAAATAA
- a CDS encoding MBL fold metallo-hydrolase, whose protein sequence is MKINFNVLGGGNEIGANSFLLSLNEINIVLDSGLHPRKKGSSAFPNYESIKNEKIDHLIITHAHTDHIGSLPYFLKFFPYAKIYSTKATLSLAEVMLSNTTRILREEFELEFDKSMISNYKEETLDIIPMIMKRYDYEEKIHLNDSGNEKISFKFFDAGHILGSASVLINAAGKKIFYTGDINLRNQSLIPKAELPKNKIDILITEATNCASENYPDYKDEEKRLGAFINRIINKGGSVLIPSFALGKSQEILMRVHTLMKKNIIPHVPVYYSPMSKAINDVYDDYIYSINRVKKGFKLSEIDFTLLGRRDSVRGDFYKHPSIVIATSGMMMPRTASYTIAKQFLPRANFGIAVCGYCDPDTPGYLIKNARYNELLYLNSFESPIDVKCEIGNFRFSSHSRKEELEKMIEHLNPDTIIIVHGDENAINSLGNDTVKKYPGKRIIAPEKNRDYKLS, encoded by the coding sequence ATGAAGATTAATTTTAATGTACTAGGCGGTGGAAACGAAATCGGCGCAAATTCCTTTTTACTTAGTTTAAACGAGATTAACATAGTATTAGATTCAGGATTGCATCCAAGAAAAAAAGGCTCTTCAGCATTTCCCAACTATGAATCTATAAAAAATGAAAAAATTGACCATCTGATAATAACTCACGCTCATACAGATCACATCGGCTCGCTTCCCTATTTTCTAAAATTTTTTCCGTATGCAAAAATTTATTCTACTAAAGCCACTCTTTCCCTGGCAGAAGTTATGCTGAGCAATACTACCAGAATACTTCGGGAAGAGTTTGAACTGGAATTTGATAAAAGCATGATAAGTAATTATAAAGAAGAAACACTTGATATTATCCCTATGATAATGAAACGTTATGATTACGAGGAGAAAATTCATCTTAATGATTCCGGTAACGAAAAAATTAGTTTTAAATTCTTTGATGCGGGGCACATTCTTGGCTCTGCATCTGTATTAATTAATGCCGCCGGGAAAAAAATATTTTACACGGGAGATATTAATTTAAGAAATCAGTCTCTCATTCCAAAAGCAGAATTACCAAAAAATAAAATTGATATTCTCATCACTGAAGCAACAAACTGTGCTTCAGAAAATTATCCTGATTATAAAGATGAAGAGAAAAGACTTGGCGCTTTTATTAATAGAATAATTAATAAAGGAGGCTCTGTGCTCATCCCTTCTTTTGCGCTTGGGAAGTCACAGGAGATTCTTATGCGTGTGCACACATTAATGAAGAAGAATATAATTCCGCACGTGCCGGTTTATTACAGTCCGATGTCCAAAGCAATCAATGATGTTTATGATGACTACATTTACTCTATTAATAGAGTAAAGAAAGGATTTAAACTTTCGGAAATTGACTTTACGCTATTAGGCAGAAGAGATTCTGTAAGAGGGGATTTTTACAAGCACCCTTCTATTGTTATAGCTACAAGCGGAATGATGATGCCGCGCACTGCATCTTACACAATTGCAAAACAATTTCTTCCAAGAGCAAATTTTGGAATTGCAGTTTGCGGCTACTGCGACCCTGATACTCCCGGCTATTTAATTAAGAACGCCAGATATAATGAGCTGCTTTATTTAAATAGTTTTGAAAGTCCGATAGATGTAAAATGCGAAATAGGAAACTTCCGGTTTTCTTCTCACTCAAGAAAAGAAGAGCTGGAAAAAATGATTGAGCATTTAAACCCTGATACCATTATAATTGTACACGGAGATGAAAATGCAATTAATTCGCTCGGAAACGACACAGTAAAAAAATATCCCGGGAAAAGAATAATCGCCCCGGAGAAGAACAGGGATTATAAATTATCTTGA
- a CDS encoding T9SS type A sorting domain-containing protein encodes MKNQILTSKVLKFKVMFLIFSLVMIISIFHPNTSSGQTTTLKGTVYIYTAEDDTLSVIATNGVIKFYSIDNQGNTVLKATATLDASGNYVATVTGTQDLYGVIFPNDITEEDYVASYYPGWLDFESADAISTNEAVNGVIDYDWGAVGKEIVERPSGAETYSVSGKINALTPLSQDLIPMVYLMSGENVIASAPVGTDGRYTLSTFAKGNYEVFTSIPGFASQTKNVDLGTTRGDINFNLDVYRGESVTSPVNSIADKFTLNQNYPNPFNPTTNINFTIPTTGIVKLTVYNSLGKEVSKLVNDLMEPGTYDIQFNAQNLASGIYYYTLQVGNNVVTKKMNLIK; translated from the coding sequence ATGAAAAACCAAATACTTACAAGCAAAGTTTTGAAGTTCAAGGTGATGTTTCTTATCTTCTCGTTGGTGATGATTATATCAATATTTCATCCCAATACATCCTCGGGCCAAACGACTACACTGAAGGGAACTGTATACATTTACACCGCAGAAGATGATACTCTCTCGGTAATTGCCACAAACGGAGTAATTAAGTTTTATTCCATTGATAATCAGGGTAACACGGTGCTTAAAGCCACTGCGACCTTAGACGCAAGTGGTAATTATGTAGCAACCGTTACAGGAACTCAAGACTTATATGGTGTCATTTTTCCAAATGACATAACAGAAGAAGATTATGTAGCATCATATTATCCGGGATGGTTAGATTTTGAAAGTGCTGATGCAATTTCAACTAACGAAGCTGTTAACGGAGTTATTGATTACGACTGGGGTGCTGTAGGAAAAGAGATTGTAGAAAGACCTTCAGGTGCAGAAACATATTCAGTATCAGGAAAGATAAACGCATTAACACCTTTATCACAGGATTTAATTCCAATGGTTTATTTAATGAGCGGCGAAAATGTAATTGCCAGCGCACCTGTTGGAACTGACGGAAGATATACTTTAAGCACATTTGCAAAAGGCAATTATGAAGTATTTACTTCAATCCCTGGATTTGCCAGCCAAACTAAAAATGTAGATTTAGGCACAACCAGAGGCGATATTAACTTTAATCTAGATGTTTACAGGGGGGAATCTGTTACATCACCGGTAAATTCAATTGCCGATAAGTTCACTTTAAATCAAAATTATCCTAATCCTTTTAACCCAACAACCAACATTAACTTTACAATTCCTACAACCGGAATAGTTAAACTGACAGTTTATAACTCACTTGGTAAAGAGGTTTCAAAATTAGTAAACGATTTAATGGAGCCGGGAACTTATGATATTCAGTTCAATGCTCAGAACTTAGCAAGCGGAATTTATTATTACACACTACAAGTTGGAAACAATGTAGTAACTAAAAAGATGAACCTCATCAAATAA
- the mnmG gene encoding tRNA uridine-5-carboxymethylaminomethyl(34) synthesis enzyme MnmG — protein MEKYFDVLVVGAGHAGVEASIACAKMGLTVGLVTMDLNAIGRMSCNPAIGGTAKGHLVREIDALGGVMGELADKTGIQFKMLNKSKGPAVWSPRCQSDKDLYSLAAAEMVKSFSNITLVQDTVKELKVKKSDGLYKYIIQGVKTELGYEINCKAVVITSGTFLNAIMHTGTTQIEGGRIGEKSAKGLSDNMLEMGFTTGRLKTGTPPRLDINTIDFSKTEIQGGDAFPKPFSFRTKPLDFPAQPQIDCFLTYTNEHTHEILRTGFEDSPMFTGRIKGVGPRYCPSIEDKISRFSEKPRHQIFLEPETLNSETIYMNGFSTSLPIDVQEKAARTIVGLEDVKIVKKGYAVEYDFFPTYQTNLTLETKLVAGLYVAGQINGTSGYEEAAAQGLMAGINAALKIQKKEPFILKRSEAYIGVLIDDLINKCPEEPYRMFTSCAEYRLILRQDNADTRLMKYGYELGLLDSETYSAMEAKKGLIKDVISYFSTNTLTPKDINEFLRANNSSELSQGEFIANLVRRNEIKLTKLIDKTILKENNLVQSVLLNQDALEQVEIELKYKGYIERQIEQVSNFNKNEEIKIPEDFKYEKLRSLSAEAREKLSTIRPHNLGQAMRIAGVRPSDISALLVYMRG, from the coding sequence ATGGAAAAATATTTCGACGTATTAGTAGTTGGTGCCGGTCATGCCGGTGTGGAGGCTTCGATAGCGTGTGCCAAAATGGGTCTCACGGTAGGACTTGTAACGATGGATTTAAATGCCATTGGACGCATGAGCTGCAATCCGGCTATTGGCGGTACTGCAAAAGGACACCTGGTTCGAGAAATAGATGCCCTGGGAGGCGTTATGGGTGAGCTTGCAGATAAGACAGGTATTCAGTTCAAGATGCTTAACAAGTCCAAAGGACCTGCAGTATGGTCACCCAGATGCCAGTCAGATAAGGATTTGTATTCCTTAGCGGCTGCCGAAATGGTGAAGTCGTTTTCCAATATTACGCTTGTTCAGGATACTGTAAAAGAACTGAAAGTAAAGAAATCAGATGGATTATACAAATATATAATACAAGGAGTTAAGACTGAGCTGGGTTACGAAATTAACTGTAAAGCAGTGGTCATTACATCCGGAACCTTCCTTAATGCCATTATGCATACGGGTACTACACAGATTGAAGGCGGGAGAATAGGAGAAAAGTCTGCTAAGGGTCTCTCCGACAATATGCTGGAAATGGGATTTACCACCGGACGCCTTAAAACAGGAACGCCTCCGCGATTAGATATTAACACAATAGATTTTTCCAAAACGGAAATTCAAGGCGGAGATGCTTTTCCAAAGCCATTTTCATTCAGAACGAAACCCCTCGATTTTCCGGCACAGCCTCAAATTGATTGCTTCCTTACATATACAAATGAACATACTCATGAAATCCTGAGAACGGGCTTTGAGGATTCGCCGATGTTTACCGGCAGAATAAAAGGAGTAGGACCAAGGTACTGTCCTTCGATAGAAGATAAGATTTCCAGGTTTTCTGAGAAGCCAAGGCATCAAATCTTTTTAGAGCCGGAGACATTGAACAGCGAAACGATTTACATGAACGGGTTCTCTACAAGCCTTCCAATTGATGTCCAGGAAAAGGCAGCGAGAACAATTGTTGGATTGGAAGATGTAAAGATAGTTAAAAAAGGGTACGCCGTTGAATACGACTTTTTCCCGACATATCAAACAAACCTGACCTTAGAAACTAAGTTGGTTGCAGGTCTTTATGTTGCCGGGCAAATAAACGGAACATCAGGTTATGAAGAAGCTGCAGCTCAGGGATTGATGGCAGGCATAAATGCTGCTCTTAAAATCCAAAAGAAAGAACCATTCATTCTTAAAAGAAGCGAAGCATACATTGGAGTTTTGATTGACGACTTAATTAATAAATGTCCCGAAGAGCCGTACAGGATGTTCACATCCTGCGCTGAGTACAGATTAATTCTGAGACAGGATAACGCTGATACAAGATTAATGAAGTACGGTTATGAACTTGGTCTTTTAGATTCTGAAACCTATTCAGCAATGGAAGCTAAGAAAGGATTAATAAAGGATGTAATAAGTTATTTCTCAACCAATACGCTCACTCCAAAAGATATTAATGAGTTCTTAAGAGCAAATAATTCATCGGAATTATCGCAAGGTGAATTTATTGCGAATCTTGTGCGAAGAAATGAAATTAAACTCACCAAATTAATTGATAAAACAATACTTAAGGAAAATAATTTGGTTCAGTCTGTTCTTTTAAATCAGGATGCACTTGAGCAGGTTGAAATTGAACTAAAATACAAAGGTTATATTGAAAGACAGATAGAACAGGTAAGCAATTTTAATAAGAATGAAGAAATAAAAATCCCTGAAGATTTTAAATACGAAAAGCTCCGTTCGCTTTCTGCGGAAGCGCGTGAAAAGCTTTCCACAATAAGACCCCATAATCTTGGACAGGCGATGCGAATCGCCGGAGTGCGCCCTTCTGATATCTCTGCTCTCCTTGTTTACATGAGAGGGTAA